A window from Citrus sinensis cultivar Valencia sweet orange chromosome 3, DVS_A1.0, whole genome shotgun sequence encodes these proteins:
- the LOC102616941 gene encoding tubulin-folding cofactor D isoform X1 gives MEEVIFSQEEDELDCKEIVLQKYFLQEWKIVKSLLDEIVSYGRVPDTSSVHKIRSIMDKYQEQGQLVEPYLENIVSPLMSIIRSKTIELGADSDEILKIIKPICIIIYTLVTVCGYKAVIKFFPHQVSDLELAVSLLEKCHDTASVTSLRQESTGEMEAKCVILLWLSILVLVPFDISSVDTSIANNENLGQNEPAPLVMRILGFCKDYLSNAGPMRTIAGLLLAKLLTRPDMPTAFASFVEWTHEVLSSVTDDVMNHFRLLGVVEALAAIFKAGGRKVLLDVIPVVWNDASTMLKSGSAARSPLLRKYLMKLTQRLGLTCLPRCTSAWRYVIRTSSLGENMSSRAAFREIDQCDHSVVDSLKSEQNRNCPEDEGMDVPDILEEIIEILLSGLRDTDTVVRWSAAKGIGRITSCLTSSLSEEVFSSVLELFSPGEGDGSWHGGCLALAELARRGLLLPSSLPKVVPVIVKALHYDIRRGSHSVGSHVRDAAAYVCWAFGRAYCHTDMRNILEQIAPHLLTVACYDREVNCRRAAAAAFQENVGRQGNYPHGIDIVNTADYFSLSSRVYSYLHVAVFIAQYEGYLYPFVDELLYNKICHWDKVLRELAAEALSALVKYDPEYFANFILEKLTPFTLSTDLCTRHGATLAAGEVVLALCKYDYALPADKQKIVAGIVPGIEKARLYRGKGGEIMRSAVSRFIECISLSFVSLPEKTKRSLLDTLNENLRHPNSQIQNAAVKALKPFVQTYMVAADSGVVGGISLKYMEQLTDPNPAIRRGSALALGVLPYELLANSWRDVLLKLCSCCLIEENPEDRDTEARVNAVRGLVSVCETLTQSQENSLIHSGEDEISLFHLIKNEVMTSLFKALDDYSVDNRGDVGSWVREAAVDGLEICTYILCKRDFVPSPEKPQEVKSELPGNVTAEKTLFDANLATNLVAGIVKQAVEKMDKLREAAAKVLRRILYNKTIFVPIPHREKLEEIVPNEADLNWGVPAFSYPRFVHLLRFSCYSRVLLSGLVISIGGLQESLRKASISALLEYLQAGETEDLDARSSREYMLYNDILWVLQHYRRCDRVIVPTLKTIESLFSKRIFLNMEVHTPIFCAGVLDSLAVELKATKDFSKLYAGIAILGYIASVSDPISTRAFSYLLNFLGHRFPKIRKASAEQVYLVLLQNGNILEEDKTEKALEIIGETCWEGDMNVVKHQRLELYNLAGVGVGVLNNTNKITNDDGEKWPTATDEHASYSSLVGSWMLLLKLAT, from the exons ATGGAAGAGGTGATCTTCAGTCAAGAAGAAGACGAACTCGATTGTAAAGAGATAGTTCTTCAGAAATACTTCTTGCAAGAATGGAAGATCGTCAAGTCTCTCTTGGACGAAATCGTTTCATACGGTCGTGTTCCCGACACCTCATCCGTTCACAAGATCCGATCTATT ATGGACAAATATCAGGAACAGGGGCAACTAGTAGAGCCTTATTTGGAAAACATTGTTTCTCCCTTGATGTCTATTATCCGTTCTAAAACAATTGAATTAGGTGCAGATTCTGatgaaattctcaaaattattaagCCTATTTGCATTATTATATACACTTTGGTTACTGTTTGTGGATACAAGGCTGTTATCAAGTTCTTTCCCCATCAAGTTTCCGATTTAGAACTTGCAGTATCTCTATTGGAGAAATGTCATGATACAGCTTCAGTGACGTCTCTGCGGCAAGAAAGTACTGGAGAGATGGAGGCAAAATGTGTGATACTTTTGTGGCTTTCTATTCTCGTCTTGGTTCCATTTGATATCTCATCTGTCGATACTAGTATtgcaaataatgaaaatcttGGTCAAAATGAACCAGCTCCGCTAGTAATGAGAATATTAGGGTTCTGTAAGGATTACCTTTCAAATGCTGGCCCCATGCGAACTATAGCTGGATTGCTACTCGCCAAGCTTCTAACTCGTCCAGATATGCCAACAGCCTTTGCCAG cttTGTTGAATGGACGCATGAAGTCCTATCTTCTGTCACAGATGATGTCATGAATCATTTTCGGTTACTGGGTGTCGTGGAAGCTCTGGCTGCCATTTTCAAG GCTGGTGGTCGGAAAGTGTTGCTGGATGTGATTCCTGTCGTCTGGAATGATGCATCAACAATGTTAAAGTCTGGTTCTGCAGCTCGGAGTCCTCTCCTTCGCAAGTATCTGATGAAATTAACTCAGCGGCTTGGGCTTACTTGTCTCCCTCGTTGTACCTCAGCTTGGCGATATGTG ATCAGAACTAGCTCACTTGGAGAAAATATGTCTTCGCGGGCTGCGTTCAGGGAAATTGATCAGTGTGACCATAGTGTGGTTGACAGCTTGAAATCAGAACAAAATCGAAACTGCCCAGAAGATGAAGGCATGGATGTTCCTGACATTCTAGAGGAGATTATTGAAATTCTACTCTCTGGATTGAGAGACACG GACACTGTTGTGCGCTGGTCTGCTGCAAAAGGAATAGGCCGTATTACTTCATGTTTAACATCTTCCCTTTCAGAAGAGGTCTTTTCATCTGTGCTTGAGCTCTTCTCCCCAGGCGAG GGAGATGGCTCATGGCATGGGGGTTGCTTAGCCTTGGCTGAACTAGCCCGTAGAGGATTGCTCTTACCCAGCAGTCTTCCTAAAGTTGTACCTGTTATTGTTAAG GCCCTACATTATGATATTCGAAGAGGTTCCCATAGCGTTGGGTCTCATGTACGTGATGCGGCTGCCTATGTTTGTTGGGCATTTGGACGTGCATATTGTCACACTGATATGAGAAACATACTGGAACAGATAGCTCCACACTTATTAACAGTGGCTTGTTATGACCGTGAG GTTAACTGTAGAAGGGCAGCCGCAGCTGCATTTCAGGAGAATGTTGGAAGGCAAGGAAATTACCCGCATGGCATTGACATTGTGAATACTGCAgattatttttcactctcttcACGAGTATACTCTTACCTTCATGTTGCTGTCTTTATTGCTCAGTATGAGGGTTATCTTTATCCATTTGTTGATGAACTGCTGTATAACAAGATCTGTCACTGG GATAAAGTCTTGAGAGAACTTGCAGCAGAGGCACTTTCTGCTCTTGTCAAATATGATCCTGAATattttgcaaattttattCTGGAGAAGTTAACTCCTTTCACTCTCTCAACTGATTTATGCACGCGCCATGGTGCAACCTTAGCAGCCGGGGAAGTTGTTTTGGCTCTATGCAAATATGATTATGCACTTCCTGCTG ATAAACAGAAAATTGTTGCTGGTATAGTTCCTGGTATTGAGAAAGCACGTCTCTATCGTGGGAAGGGTGGAGAGATAATGCGTTCAGCTGTTTCACGATTCATTGAGTGCATctctttatcttttgtgtCATTACCAGAGAAAACAAAGCGAAGTTTGCTTGATACTCTTAATGAGAATCTGAGACATCCTAATTCTCAGATACAG AATGCAGCTGTTAAGGCCCTGAAACCCTTTGTGCAAACATATATGGTTGCTGCTGACAGTGGAGTTGTTGGTGGTATATCATTGAAGTACATGGAACAGCTGACTGATCCAAATCCAGCTATAAGGAGAGGATCTGCTTTGGCATTAGGTGTTTTGCCCTATGAACTTTTGGCTAATAGCTGGAGGGATGTGCTTTTAAAACTTTGCAGCTGTTGTCTAATTGAG GAGAACCCTGAAGACAGAGACACTGAAGCACGTGTAAATGCTGTTAGAGGACTTGTATCAGTGTGTGAGACCTTGACTCAGTCACAAGAAAATTCTCTTATCCATTCTGGAGAAGATGAAATATCTCTGTTTCatctaattaaaaatgaagtgATGACTAGTTTATTCAAAGCTCTTGATGATTATTCAGTTGATAACAGAGGTGATGTGGGTTCTTGGGTTCGTGAGGCTGCCGTGGATGGCCTTGAGATATGTACATATATTCTCTGTAAGAGAGATTTTGTGCCTTCCCCTGAAAAACCACAAGAAGTTAAATCAGAGCTGCCTGGCAATGTCACAGCTGAAAAGACACTATTTGATGCGAATCTTGCTACCAATTTAGTTGCAGGAATTGTTAAGCAAGCTGTCGAGAAGATGGATAAACTAAGAGAAGCAGCTGCAAAGGTTCTCCGAAGGATATTGTACAATAAGACAATTTTTGTGCCTATACCTCACAGGGAAAAGCTAGAAGAAATTGTTCCTAATGAAGCAGATTTGAATTGGGGG GTACCCGCCTTTTCATATCCACGTTTTGTACATTTACTTCGTTTCAGTTGCTATAGTAGGGTATTGCTATCTGGATTAGTTATTTCAATTGGTGGGCTGCAAGAATCCTTGAGGAAGGCTTCAATTTCAGCATTGCTGGAATACCTTCAAGCGGGTGAGACTGAAGACCTTGATGCAAGAAGCTCCAGAGAATACATGCTATATAATGACATCCTTTGGGTTCTTCAACACTATAGGAGATGTGACAGAGTGATAGTTCCCACTTTGAAG ACTATTGAGAGCCTTTTCAGCAAGAGGATATTCTTAAATATGGAG gttCATACACCAATCTTCTGTGCTGGTGTTCTGGATTCCCTGGCGGTGGAACTGAAAGCCACCAAGGACTTCTCCAAACTCTATGCAGGTATCGCAATACTTGGATATATTGCTTCAGTTTCAGATCCCATCAGCACCCGAGCGTTCTCTTATCTTCTCAATTTCCTTGGCCATAGATTCCCCAAG aTTCGAAAAGCTTCAGCAGAACAGGTTTACCTTGTCCTCCTTCAAAATGGAAATATTTTGGAAGAAGACAAGACAGAGAAAGCACTAGAAATTATTGGTGAAACTTGCTGGGAAGGTGACATGAATGTAGTAAAGCACCAAAGGTTAGAATTGTATAATTTGGCAGGTGTGGGTGTGGGAGTACTCAACAATaccaacaaaataacaaatgacGATGGTGAAAAGTGGCCTACTGCAACTGATGAACATGCGTCATATTCCTCTTTGGTTGGGTCAT GGATGTTGCTGTTGAAGCTTGCGACATAG
- the LOC102616941 gene encoding tubulin-folding cofactor D isoform X2 has product MEEVIFSQEEDELDCKEIVLQKYFLQEWKIVKSLLDEIVSYGRVPDTSSVHKIRSIMDKYQEQGQLVEPYLENIVSPLMSIIRSKTIELGADSDEILKIIKPICIIIYTLVTVCGYKAVIKFFPHQVSDLELAVSLLEKCHDTASVTSLRQESTGEMEAKCVILLWLSILVLVPFDISSVDTSIANNENLGQNEPAPLVMRILGFCKDYLSNAGPMRTIAGLLLAKLLTRPDMPTAFASFVEWTHEVLSSVTDDVMNHFRLLGVVEALAAIFKAGGRKVLLDVIPVVWNDASTMLKSGSAARSPLLRKYLMKLTQRLGLTCLPRCTSAWRYVIRTSSLGENMSSRAAFREIDQCDHSVVDSLKSEQNRNCPEDEGMDVPDILEEIIEILLSGLRDTDTVVRWSAAKGIGRITSCLTSSLSEEVFSSVLELFSPGEALHYDIRRGSHSVGSHVRDAAAYVCWAFGRAYCHTDMRNILEQIAPHLLTVACYDREVNCRRAAAAAFQENVGRQGNYPHGIDIVNTADYFSLSSRVYSYLHVAVFIAQYEGYLYPFVDELLYNKICHWDKVLRELAAEALSALVKYDPEYFANFILEKLTPFTLSTDLCTRHGATLAAGEVVLALCKYDYALPADKQKIVAGIVPGIEKARLYRGKGGEIMRSAVSRFIECISLSFVSLPEKTKRSLLDTLNENLRHPNSQIQNAAVKALKPFVQTYMVAADSGVVGGISLKYMEQLTDPNPAIRRGSALALGVLPYELLANSWRDVLLKLCSCCLIEENPEDRDTEARVNAVRGLVSVCETLTQSQENSLIHSGEDEISLFHLIKNEVMTSLFKALDDYSVDNRGDVGSWVREAAVDGLEICTYILCKRDFVPSPEKPQEVKSELPGNVTAEKTLFDANLATNLVAGIVKQAVEKMDKLREAAAKVLRRILYNKTIFVPIPHREKLEEIVPNEADLNWGVPAFSYPRFVHLLRFSCYSRVLLSGLVISIGGLQESLRKASISALLEYLQAGETEDLDARSSREYMLYNDILWVLQHYRRCDRVIVPTLKTIESLFSKRIFLNMEVHTPIFCAGVLDSLAVELKATKDFSKLYAGIAILGYIASVSDPISTRAFSYLLNFLGHRFPKIRKASAEQVYLVLLQNGNILEEDKTEKALEIIGETCWEGDMNVVKHQRLELYNLAGVGVGVLNNTNKITNDDGEKWPTATDEHASYSSLVGSWMLLLKLAT; this is encoded by the exons ATGGAAGAGGTGATCTTCAGTCAAGAAGAAGACGAACTCGATTGTAAAGAGATAGTTCTTCAGAAATACTTCTTGCAAGAATGGAAGATCGTCAAGTCTCTCTTGGACGAAATCGTTTCATACGGTCGTGTTCCCGACACCTCATCCGTTCACAAGATCCGATCTATT ATGGACAAATATCAGGAACAGGGGCAACTAGTAGAGCCTTATTTGGAAAACATTGTTTCTCCCTTGATGTCTATTATCCGTTCTAAAACAATTGAATTAGGTGCAGATTCTGatgaaattctcaaaattattaagCCTATTTGCATTATTATATACACTTTGGTTACTGTTTGTGGATACAAGGCTGTTATCAAGTTCTTTCCCCATCAAGTTTCCGATTTAGAACTTGCAGTATCTCTATTGGAGAAATGTCATGATACAGCTTCAGTGACGTCTCTGCGGCAAGAAAGTACTGGAGAGATGGAGGCAAAATGTGTGATACTTTTGTGGCTTTCTATTCTCGTCTTGGTTCCATTTGATATCTCATCTGTCGATACTAGTATtgcaaataatgaaaatcttGGTCAAAATGAACCAGCTCCGCTAGTAATGAGAATATTAGGGTTCTGTAAGGATTACCTTTCAAATGCTGGCCCCATGCGAACTATAGCTGGATTGCTACTCGCCAAGCTTCTAACTCGTCCAGATATGCCAACAGCCTTTGCCAG cttTGTTGAATGGACGCATGAAGTCCTATCTTCTGTCACAGATGATGTCATGAATCATTTTCGGTTACTGGGTGTCGTGGAAGCTCTGGCTGCCATTTTCAAG GCTGGTGGTCGGAAAGTGTTGCTGGATGTGATTCCTGTCGTCTGGAATGATGCATCAACAATGTTAAAGTCTGGTTCTGCAGCTCGGAGTCCTCTCCTTCGCAAGTATCTGATGAAATTAACTCAGCGGCTTGGGCTTACTTGTCTCCCTCGTTGTACCTCAGCTTGGCGATATGTG ATCAGAACTAGCTCACTTGGAGAAAATATGTCTTCGCGGGCTGCGTTCAGGGAAATTGATCAGTGTGACCATAGTGTGGTTGACAGCTTGAAATCAGAACAAAATCGAAACTGCCCAGAAGATGAAGGCATGGATGTTCCTGACATTCTAGAGGAGATTATTGAAATTCTACTCTCTGGATTGAGAGACACG GACACTGTTGTGCGCTGGTCTGCTGCAAAAGGAATAGGCCGTATTACTTCATGTTTAACATCTTCCCTTTCAGAAGAGGTCTTTTCATCTGTGCTTGAGCTCTTCTCCCCAGGCGAG GCCCTACATTATGATATTCGAAGAGGTTCCCATAGCGTTGGGTCTCATGTACGTGATGCGGCTGCCTATGTTTGTTGGGCATTTGGACGTGCATATTGTCACACTGATATGAGAAACATACTGGAACAGATAGCTCCACACTTATTAACAGTGGCTTGTTATGACCGTGAG GTTAACTGTAGAAGGGCAGCCGCAGCTGCATTTCAGGAGAATGTTGGAAGGCAAGGAAATTACCCGCATGGCATTGACATTGTGAATACTGCAgattatttttcactctcttcACGAGTATACTCTTACCTTCATGTTGCTGTCTTTATTGCTCAGTATGAGGGTTATCTTTATCCATTTGTTGATGAACTGCTGTATAACAAGATCTGTCACTGG GATAAAGTCTTGAGAGAACTTGCAGCAGAGGCACTTTCTGCTCTTGTCAAATATGATCCTGAATattttgcaaattttattCTGGAGAAGTTAACTCCTTTCACTCTCTCAACTGATTTATGCACGCGCCATGGTGCAACCTTAGCAGCCGGGGAAGTTGTTTTGGCTCTATGCAAATATGATTATGCACTTCCTGCTG ATAAACAGAAAATTGTTGCTGGTATAGTTCCTGGTATTGAGAAAGCACGTCTCTATCGTGGGAAGGGTGGAGAGATAATGCGTTCAGCTGTTTCACGATTCATTGAGTGCATctctttatcttttgtgtCATTACCAGAGAAAACAAAGCGAAGTTTGCTTGATACTCTTAATGAGAATCTGAGACATCCTAATTCTCAGATACAG AATGCAGCTGTTAAGGCCCTGAAACCCTTTGTGCAAACATATATGGTTGCTGCTGACAGTGGAGTTGTTGGTGGTATATCATTGAAGTACATGGAACAGCTGACTGATCCAAATCCAGCTATAAGGAGAGGATCTGCTTTGGCATTAGGTGTTTTGCCCTATGAACTTTTGGCTAATAGCTGGAGGGATGTGCTTTTAAAACTTTGCAGCTGTTGTCTAATTGAG GAGAACCCTGAAGACAGAGACACTGAAGCACGTGTAAATGCTGTTAGAGGACTTGTATCAGTGTGTGAGACCTTGACTCAGTCACAAGAAAATTCTCTTATCCATTCTGGAGAAGATGAAATATCTCTGTTTCatctaattaaaaatgaagtgATGACTAGTTTATTCAAAGCTCTTGATGATTATTCAGTTGATAACAGAGGTGATGTGGGTTCTTGGGTTCGTGAGGCTGCCGTGGATGGCCTTGAGATATGTACATATATTCTCTGTAAGAGAGATTTTGTGCCTTCCCCTGAAAAACCACAAGAAGTTAAATCAGAGCTGCCTGGCAATGTCACAGCTGAAAAGACACTATTTGATGCGAATCTTGCTACCAATTTAGTTGCAGGAATTGTTAAGCAAGCTGTCGAGAAGATGGATAAACTAAGAGAAGCAGCTGCAAAGGTTCTCCGAAGGATATTGTACAATAAGACAATTTTTGTGCCTATACCTCACAGGGAAAAGCTAGAAGAAATTGTTCCTAATGAAGCAGATTTGAATTGGGGG GTACCCGCCTTTTCATATCCACGTTTTGTACATTTACTTCGTTTCAGTTGCTATAGTAGGGTATTGCTATCTGGATTAGTTATTTCAATTGGTGGGCTGCAAGAATCCTTGAGGAAGGCTTCAATTTCAGCATTGCTGGAATACCTTCAAGCGGGTGAGACTGAAGACCTTGATGCAAGAAGCTCCAGAGAATACATGCTATATAATGACATCCTTTGGGTTCTTCAACACTATAGGAGATGTGACAGAGTGATAGTTCCCACTTTGAAG ACTATTGAGAGCCTTTTCAGCAAGAGGATATTCTTAAATATGGAG gttCATACACCAATCTTCTGTGCTGGTGTTCTGGATTCCCTGGCGGTGGAACTGAAAGCCACCAAGGACTTCTCCAAACTCTATGCAGGTATCGCAATACTTGGATATATTGCTTCAGTTTCAGATCCCATCAGCACCCGAGCGTTCTCTTATCTTCTCAATTTCCTTGGCCATAGATTCCCCAAG aTTCGAAAAGCTTCAGCAGAACAGGTTTACCTTGTCCTCCTTCAAAATGGAAATATTTTGGAAGAAGACAAGACAGAGAAAGCACTAGAAATTATTGGTGAAACTTGCTGGGAAGGTGACATGAATGTAGTAAAGCACCAAAGGTTAGAATTGTATAATTTGGCAGGTGTGGGTGTGGGAGTACTCAACAATaccaacaaaataacaaatgacGATGGTGAAAAGTGGCCTACTGCAACTGATGAACATGCGTCATATTCCTCTTTGGTTGGGTCAT GGATGTTGCTGTTGAAGCTTGCGACATAG